A genomic window from Nicotiana sylvestris chromosome 11, ASM39365v2, whole genome shotgun sequence includes:
- the LOC104241596 gene encoding homeobox-leucine zipper protein ATHB-13-like, with product MTSTNEMAFFPANFMLHTPHQDDHQDFQGVGSFLGKRTMSFNGMEANNNCEENHEEEDLSDDGLHEAGRKKKIRRLNMEQVKTLEKNFELGNKLEPERKMQLARALGLQPRQIAIWFQNRRARWKTKQLEKDYDVLKRQFEAVKAENDSLLAHNQKLHAEIMTLKNVEQPTEISINLNKETEGSSSNRSENSSEIMKLDTSMRPAAIDSPILVSTTHQPITRCSRLLFPPPMRPNGVAQLFHSSRQEVLHCNMKLMDQTVKEETLSNMLSAIDDQSPGFWPWLEQPHFN from the exons ATGACTTCCACTAATGAAATGGCTTTTTTCCCTGCCAATTTCATGCTACATACTCCTCATCAAGACGACCATCAAGACTTCCAAG GTGTTGGTTCATTTCTAGGGAAAAGAACCATGTCATTTAATGGGATGGAGGCTAATAATAACTGTGAGGAAAATCATGAAGAGGAAGATTTATCTGATGATGGTTTACATGAGGCAGGTAGGAAGAAGAAAATTAGAAGGCTTAATATGGAACAAGTGAAGACGCTTGAGAAGAACTTTGAGTTAGGGAATAAACTTGAGCCAGAGAGGAAAATGCAGTTGGCTAGAGCTCTTGGCTTACAACCAAGGCAGATTGCCATTTGGTTCCAAAACAGGAGAGCAAGATGGAAAACCAAGCAATTGGAGAAAGACTATGATGTTCTCAAGAGACAGTTTGAAGCTGTCAAGGCAGAAAATGATTCCCTCTTAGCTCACAATCAGAAGCTTCATGCAGAG ATAATGACACTAAAAAATGTAGAGCAGCCAACAGAAATATCAATCAACTTGAACAAGGAAACAGAAGGTTCAAGCAGTAATAGAAGTGAAAACAGCTCAGAAATTATGAAGCTAGATACCTCAATGAGACCAGCAGCCATTGACAGCCCAATATTAGTATCCACTACTCATCAGCCAATTACTAGGTGCAGCAGACTCTTGTTCCCACCCCCAATGAGGCCTAATGGGGTAGCACAGCTCTTTCACTCGTCAAGACAAGAAGTGCTACACTGCAATATGAAATTAATGGACCAAACTGTCAAAGAAGAAACTTTATCCAACATGCTCTCTGCTATTGATGACCAATCACCTGGATTCTGGCCATGGCTTGAGCAACCACATTTCAATTGA